A window of Blautia argi genomic DNA:
AAAAGGAGCGGGAAGCGACAGGATTTCAGAGGAGAAGCGGGAGGTTGTGGCAAATATTGATATTGGCGGAGGCACCAGCAACATTGCCTTTTTCCAGAAGGGTGTGTTAAAGGGGACCAGTTGTCTGGACATTGGAGGAAGGCTGATTAAGATAGAGAACGGAAAGATTTCCTATCTGTTTCCGTCTATTCAGAAACTGGCAGCCAATCATGGCATTCAGATTCAGGTGGGAGATGCGGCAAATGAAAGCACCTTATACCGGGTTTGCGAATACATGGCAGAGCAGCTTGCCATGGCTCTGTACATAGAAGAGCCGGATAGCTTCCACAGAGAGCTTTACACCAATGCGGGAACACCCCTGAAGAGGCAGCCTGAGATTCAGGCAGTGACTTTTTCCGGCGGTGTGGCGGACTGTATGCTCCATGAGGAGGGTGATATGTTCCGCTATGGTGATATCGGAATCCTGTTGGCAAGAGCAGTCAAAAACTGTACCGCTTTTCAGAAAGTAAAAATCTATCCTGCAGCAGAAACCATAAGGGCAACCGTAGTAGGGGCAGGAACCCATACCACAGACGTCAGTGGAAGTACCATCAGCTATGCAAGAGAAAAGCTGCCCATTAAAAATATTCCGGTGCTAAAGGTCTCTGAGGAGGAAGAGCAGAATCCGCAGTTGTTTGCAGAAGCCATAGAAAAAGGACTGACCCTTTATGAATCCGAGGGAGAACTGGAACAGCTTGCCATTGCTTTTTCCGGTCAGTACCACACCAGCTTTCAACAGATTCAGGAGCTGGCGGCGCTGCTTATCAGGGGAGCGGACAGAGTGATAAAGGGTTCCTATCCGTTGATTTTAGTCATTGAAAATGATATTGCCAAGGTTCTTGGAAATGCCTTAAATGTCCTGTTGGAGAGAAAAAAAGATGTGATTTGTATTGACGGAATCCATGCACAGAGCGGGGATTATATTGACATCGGCGAGCCTGTTGCAGACGGGCATGTGGTGCCGGTGGTAACGAAAACACTGATTTTTAATTCCTGAGGCTGACAAAAGGAGCAGCAAGGGAAGTATAGAAAAGTAGAGGTGAAATGAGTTGATTCTTAAAACTAAATTATTTGGAAAAGTATATGAATTTAAATCTCTTCGGGAAGTTATGGCAAAGGCCAATGAAGAGAAATCCGGTGACAAGCTGGCAGGAATTGCAGCAGAATCAGCAGAAGAGCGTGTAGCAGCCAAGGTAGTGCTTTCTCACATTACATTGGAGGATTTGAGAAACAATCCGGCAGTACCTTACGAAGAAGACGAAGTAACCAGAATCATTCAGGACGGCGTAAACGAAGCGATTTTACAGAGAACATAAAAACAAAACAGTGGCAGAGTTCAGAGAGTGGATTTTAGATACAGAAACCACAGGAGATATGATCAAACGTGCTTCCAGAGGTCTTACCAGTGAAATGGTAGCTGCTGTCTGCAAGCTGATGAGTAATCTGGATTTGATTTACGCAGCAAAGAAAATCAGAATTTCCGCACACTGCAATACTACCATCGGACTTCCGGGAACCTTCTCCTCCCGTCTGCAGCCAAACCATACCACAGATGATCCAAAGGGTATTATGGCATCTGTTATGGAAGGTTTAAGCCTTGGCTGCGGCGATGCGGTAATTGGTCTGAACCCGGTTGATGATTCAGTAGAGAGCGTAGCCAGAATCCTGAAAAGCTTTGATGAATTTAAGAATAAATGGGAAGTTCCCACTCAAATCTGTGTGCTTGCACATGTGACTACACAGATGGAAGCTGTTCGGAAAATGCATGCGCCAATCGACCTGTGCTTCCAGTCTATTGCAGGTTCCCAGAAGGGAAATGAAGCTTTTGGCCTGACTGCCTCCATGCTGGACGAAGCTCACGATATGATGATGCGGGAAGCTACCAGTACAGGACCGAATGTGATGTATTTTGAAACAGGACAGGGTTCCGAGCTTTCCTCTGAAGCCCATAATGGCTGGGATCAGGTAACTATGGAGGCAAGATGCTATGGATTTGCAAAGAGATACAATCCATTCCTGGTAAA
This region includes:
- the eutA gene encoding ethanolamine ammonia-lyase reactivating factor EutA, with translation MQETILSVGIDIGTSTTQLIFSRLTIENLASNYTVPRISIVDKEVVYRSGIYFTPLKSQTEIDAGKVKEIIRREYEKAGRKPEDLQTGAVIITGETARKQNANSVLENLSDMAGDFVVATAGPDLESVLSAKGAGSDRISEEKREVVANIDIGGGTSNIAFFQKGVLKGTSCLDIGGRLIKIENGKISYLFPSIQKLAANHGIQIQVGDAANESTLYRVCEYMAEQLAMALYIEEPDSFHRELYTNAGTPLKRQPEIQAVTFSGGVADCMLHEEGDMFRYGDIGILLARAVKNCTAFQKVKIYPAAETIRATVVGAGTHTTDVSGSTISYAREKLPIKNIPVLKVSEEEEQNPQLFAEAIEKGLTLYESEGELEQLAIAFSGQYHTSFQQIQELAALLIRGADRVIKGSYPLILVIENDIAKVLGNALNVLLERKKDVICIDGIHAQSGDYIDIGEPVADGHVVPVVTKTLIFNS